CCAACGTAAACTTTTTTAGGATTAAGCCCTTTTGACTTGGCGTATTTAGCATATTCGACAAACTCTTCAATTCTTCCTGCACTGAAGGAATAATTAAAACAACGTTGCTTTTTAAATGAAGAAGCTTTTATTAAAGTTACTCTGGAACTCCCTAAAATTAAGCAATCATAGTTCTGGATTTCGCTATTCAGCAAAAGGTTAGTTTTTGAAACGCGCTCGTTAAATGAAAAATTTTTACCTGTCAGTTTATTTCCTTTACTATACCAAAGCGGATCGATAGTAAAGTTAATTATTCCTACTAAAAATAAAATTATAGCCGATAAGCTGAAGTAAGTCCTTAAGTAAAATTTTAACATCCCTATTTACTCCCAAATTTGGCAAAAAAGCTGACGTTAGTTTTTGGCAAGCCAAAAGGTTTTCGTTGAACGCTCAGAACTGAAAATATAAAAACTCGCTGACTCGTGTAAGGCTGAGCAGAGAAATACCAGTTATAAGAGCGCTAGCTACAGCCCATATTTGATTTGGTTGCCATTGTAAACTGCGCCAAATGCGATCGTACCAATTGGCAGAAACGTTTATTCCCTGTTGCTTTATCTTAATAGGATTGTATTGGCCCATCCATTGTTGAGTATTAGGAGTAAACCAAGCAACTAACAATAAAAAAGTTATTCCCCCCATTACATAGCCTACTGGTAACTCCGTCGCATTCGTAAGTCCGTTAAACTGAATAATTCCAAAGTTTTCCAAAAAGCCTAGTTTTGTCAACAAAACTCTGGGCAGAGATATTCCATTAACACCCATCATTGCACTCAGAATAGCAGTTGCAGCATCAATAGTTTTTGCTCTGAAGAAAACCCATGATATTACCACGGCCAAAAATGTTACAAACCAGCTTATTCCTTGACTAAACCAGTGGCTCTTATTGAGATCGTGTCCCAACCAGCGACGGAACGATCGCCATTGATGATTAATTACTAAATAAATTCCATGTAATCCACCCCATACCACGAAATTCCAACCAGCACCATGCCAAAGACCGCCTAATAGCATCGTAATCATTAAGTTGAGATAGCGTCGCAACTTTCCTTGGCGATTTCCCCCTAGTGGAATGTATAAATAATCTCGCAAAAAATTAGACAGCGTAATGTGCCACCGTCGCCAAAAATCGATTATATTAGTTGCTTTGTAAGGCGAATCAAAGTTGAGTGGTAGCTTAATACCAAACAGATAAGCAGAACCGATCGCCATATCAGAATAGCCTGAAAAATCAAAGTAAAGCTGCAATGTATATGCAAGAACTCCAGCCCAAGCCTCAAAAAATGTGAGAGGTAAACCTCGATTTGCCGCATCAAAAACTGGAACGGCGTAGACAGCTATTCGATCGGCAAATACTACTTTTTTGAACAGTCCTATAAAGAAAATTGTTAGTCCTATGATTAAAAATTTGCGTTTAAACTGATAAATTGATTTGTCAGCAAATTGGGGCATCAAATCTTTATGATGAACGATCGGCCCCGCTATTAAGTGGGGAAAAAAGGTAACGAAAAGGCAGTAATTTAAAAAGCTATCTTCTTTTGTTTCGCCTCGGTAAGCATCCACCAGATAAGTAATTTGGACAAAGGTAAAAAATGATATAGCTAGTGGCAAAGCAATCGTCTCTAAATTAAGATTACTCCCAGTTATTTGGTTGAAGTTATCAATAAAAAAGTTGGCATACTTGAAATAAGCAATTAAAGCTAGGTTAACAATAATGCCAAAAATTAATAAAGTTTTTTTACTGGTTATTAAAAAAGTGATTTTTCTTAGAGCATAACCAATAAAGTAATTAAATAAAATTGAAAAAGTTAGCAAACTCAAATTAGCTGGATTCCACCGCCCGTAGAAAAAGAAAGATGCAGCTACAAGCCACAGGATTGCCCATTTTTGATGATGTTTTTGTCTGCCAATTAAAAAGAAAATTACTACAGAAATCGGCAGAAACAAAAAAATAAATTCAAATGAGTTAAATAACATAATCGTTGGCTTTATACCTGCTATAGCTGTGATAAAATAATCAAATGCCAATGGTTAGAGACCCCTAACGGGTAACTAACCT
This genomic interval from Leptolyngbyaceae cyanobacterium contains the following:
- a CDS encoding MBOAT family protein, yielding MLFNSFEFIFLFLPISVVIFFLIGRQKHHQKWAILWLVAASFFFYGRWNPANLSLLTFSILFNYFIGYALRKITFLITSKKTLLIFGIIVNLALIAYFKYANFFIDNFNQITGSNLNLETIALPLAISFFTFVQITYLVDAYRGETKEDSFLNYCLFVTFFPHLIAGPIVHHKDLMPQFADKSIYQFKRKFLIIGLTIFFIGLFKKVVFADRIAVYAVPVFDAANRGLPLTFFEAWAGVLAYTLQLYFDFSGYSDMAIGSAYLFGIKLPLNFDSPYKATNIIDFWRRWHITLSNFLRDYLYIPLGGNRQGKLRRYLNLMITMLLGGLWHGAGWNFVVWGGLHGIYLVINHQWRSFRRWLGHDLNKSHWFSQGISWFVTFLAVVISWVFFRAKTIDAATAILSAMMGVNGISLPRVLLTKLGFLENFGIIQFNGLTNATELPVGYVMGGITFLLLVAWFTPNTQQWMGQYNPIKIKQQGINVSANWYDRIWRSLQWQPNQIWAVASALITGISLLSLTRVSEFLYFQF